The nucleotide window GGCCATGGTCCTCGCGGGACTCAGGCCAGAGACTGTGCTGGACATCAGTGCACGCGCGCTGGCCTTCTGGACTTACCAGGTTAGCGAGGATGTTTTTTTGACTCTTCAAGCACACCACTATTCAAATGGTTCGCCATTGTGTTTGATATGTGTGCAAATCCGCATGAAACGGCGATTATCACACGCTAGTGCCACCACGTGAGGatccatgtgtgtgggtgtgtgtgtgtggcaggtgcACCAGGAACGAATGTACCAGGAGTACAGCCTGTCCAGGGCAGAGGGACAGGTGAAACAGATGGAGAAGGTCCTGACCCAGCAGAACCAGAGTAGAGAACTGGAACTCGGTGCAATGAGGGGGGAGATTGCATCTCTGAAGAAGGTGCTTGTAACCTATGCATCACTGATCAATGACATTCCTAACTGGTCCTAAAACGcttgtgtctgtgagcatgtccTTGAGCAAAGGCCGTATTAGCAGGTCTGACCTAAGGCGGGTTGGCGCTGAGTTGCTCTGACTCACAAATCTCCTATGTGAAGACCTGTTGAGGACCGAACCTGCTTTTCATGCTGAACCTCTCCACCCCACTGACATCTTCTCCCTTCTTCGTTTGTCTtttcaccaccacctcctcctcctctcttcccgtcACCCAGGTGACGGATGAGTACAAGAGGAAGTACAGCGAGGTGTCGGAGCGCCTGATGGAGAGGAACAGACAGTACCAGAAGCTGCAGGGTCTCTATGACTCCCTCAGGCTGCGCAAcatggtggtgggggagagagagccagcccCCCACGGAGCCTCCGACTTCACctcaggtgagagggagagagaggcagagagacagagggagagagagacagagggaaagagaggcagggactTCACttcaggtgagagggagagacagaggcagagacttCACctcaggtgagagggagagagaggcagagacttcacctcaggtgagagagagaggcagagagacagatggagagagaggcagagacttcacctcaggtgagagggagagagaggcagagacttcacctcaggtgagagagagaggcagagagacagatggagagagaggcagagacttcacctcaggtgagagggaggcagagacttCACctcaggtgagagggagagagaggcagagacttcacctcaggtgagagagagaggcagagagacagatggagagagaggcagagacttcacctcaggtgagagggaggcagagacttCACctcaggtgagagggagagagaggcagagagacagagggaattttaggtatatgtttattgtatgcaccttcctgccaaagcaaattccttgtctgtgcaaactttcatggcgaataaatccctttctgattctgattctgggaAGGGGACAATCCTTATTgtagatgttttttttacattgataaTTTGCTGTGTATGATATCCATCTATACAAAGCAGTCCTTGGTAACTAGTAAAGGAAGGAAATACAGGAATACATTGAGAGAATGCAGGAAACTATGCAAACAAAACACTTGAGACAGAACACAAAGAAGCACGTATACTGTAGGGACAACAGGGTGAACACAGGATGAAGTTAGTTGATGGATTAAAGGGGAAAACGCCTTGACAACAGGAGACACTGAACCTCCTGCGTGTTCCCCAGGGGTGGTCAGGCAGCCCTCCCCCAGAGGAAGCCCTTCATTCCTGGGCATGGGCCCCGAGGGGGACAgccgcctcttctcctccctggagCCCGAGGGTGCGAGGACCTTCTTCCAGTTCAGCTccccagccagagagagaggacgttgCTTCATCAAGAAGCACTGAGTGAGCCTACTGGTCATAACTGTCGGTTGAGAGGTTTGTCATCTGACGGTTAGATGAATTACAGGTTCTTTGGTTATTGTTTACTGttgctgttttgtttttattatcgTGTTCTTAAAGTTTTATAAATGATTGTGAAAATATCTTTATTACTAATGCTTGTATTTGTGTGAAGTTCTGTCTGGTTTGGAAGAAATGATTAGTCTTCATTCTTTGTGGGAAGTTTgttttattctttttaaaagCATTGTCGTCACAGTTGTCATTGTCATTTTTCTCATTTACAAAAATCCACTTGTCTCCCACCCAGAGCAACGGAATACAAAAGGaagaaatatttataaatatgtACAAAGGGTTTGTCTAAAGACTATTCAAAGTGTCTACTATTTACAGGAAGTCAAACATTACAGGCacacagtttttctttttttaacataTAAATCATGCTTCTTTCTGGCTCTTAGCCTTTCATGTAtcctttcctccacccctctcattCGCTCTGAGGCTTGTAGCTAACCGACGCAGCCGTCTGACTCTGGGCGTTCTGTTTCTTTCCGTTCACGatcaggagcagaggagagtccACTCGTATACTCCGGAAATCAAAAGACTGTCAGGGAGATAAAAGAAACCAATACGTCAGATAATTCAAAGTGGGAGTTTTTTTTAAGTGCGGAGTAAAAGTATTTATCTACACTAGACGTATGTAAAgccaaatcagaatcagaatgggttttattcgccatgaaagtttgcacagacaaggaatttgctttggcaggaaggtgcaaacattaaacatataggaatctaaaatttaaatatgaggactaactatactaagggtacataactagcaatggaattagattaaaataaactacaataaaatataaaataaataaatacagtgtTAGAAGATTATATGCATCGAAGGAAAGGTACATAAACATGCTATGTAGTGTGTAGACTGTGCAGCCGTTACATGTTTAGCATGTAGGATATTCAGGTATTGTTCGTTCCGTGTACTGTAGCAGGATTGTGTGTAGgccacagacacagacctggCCGTTGTGCGCTACGCTGTGGCGTTTGACCTGGGGCTCCGGGACGACAACAGAGTCTCCTATCAGCACCCCCCAGCTGTCCGCCGTGTTGTACACCATCACCACGCAGCACGTCTCATCGCTGTCCACCATGCCAAACGtactgaagggagggagggaaaaagaggga belongs to Osmerus mordax isolate fOsmMor3 chromosome 23, fOsmMor3.pri, whole genome shotgun sequence and includes:
- the LOC136967870 gene encoding E3 ubiquitin-protein ligase CCNB1IP1, producing MSLCDDTLLCNFPKCRSKLCGFAWVTACSHAFCDQHGSGEFSRSPAICPACSSALSGKLDIVRTELSPSEEYKAMVLAGLRPETVLDISARALAFWTYQVHQERMYQEYSLSRAEGQVKQMEKVLTQQNQSRELELGAMRGEIASLKKVTDEYKRKYSEVSERLMERNRQYQKLQGLYDSLRLRNMVVGEREPAPHGASDFTSGVVRQPSPRGSPSFLGMGPEGDSRLFSSLEPEGARTFFQFSSPARERGRCFIKKH